One genomic region from Pseudobacteriovorax antillogorgiicola encodes:
- a CDS encoding DUF2716 domain-containing protein, with protein sequence MGNTAWVPLSDEEDKQVWNRFKSDFKFNPSVEEFPGIVEPQESVTYSWDVFQSFTNEELLKLAKILATDSGWIYGLDWQHECFQFFPAKAQFDDPWKVSFPDGDYAIIIDKNLKNGYFGHPWEQTICFFGEACLDWLEQQTLDKELVIRSHSNSSSSYKDRLDY encoded by the coding sequence ATGGGTAATACTGCTTGGGTTCCATTGAGTGATGAAGAAGATAAACAGGTTTGGAATAGGTTTAAGTCAGACTTCAAATTTAATCCATCCGTCGAGGAGTTTCCTGGGATAGTGGAGCCTCAAGAATCCGTCACCTATAGCTGGGATGTTTTCCAAAGCTTTACTAATGAAGAGTTACTGAAGTTAGCGAAAATCTTAGCTACTGATTCTGGTTGGATATATGGACTAGATTGGCAGCATGAATGTTTCCAGTTTTTTCCTGCGAAAGCCCAATTTGATGACCCCTGGAAGGTTTCCTTTCCTGATGGAGACTATGCTATCATCATCGATAAGAATCTAAAAAATGGATATTTTGGCCATCCCTGGGAGCAGACAATTTGCTTTTTCGGTGAGGCCTGCCTCGATTGGCTTGAACAGCAGACACTGGACAAAGAGTTGGTCATTCGATCTCACAGCAATTCCTCTTCATCATACAAAGACCGGTTAGACTACTGA
- the groL gene encoding chaperonin GroEL (60 kDa chaperone family; promotes refolding of misfolded polypeptides especially under stressful conditions; forms two stacked rings of heptamers to form a barrel-shaped 14mer; ends can be capped by GroES; misfolded proteins enter the barrel where they are refolded when GroES binds) — MTAKSINFGEDSRKKILKGVDTLANAVKVTLGPKGRNVVIDRSFGAPNITKDGVSVAKEIELEDKFENMGAQMVKEVASKTSDNAGDGTTTATVLAQAIYREGAKLVAAAHNPMELKKGIDLAVKSLVVELDNLSRQIETREEVSQVGTISANNDKEIGDILSEAMDKVGRDGVITVDEAKGMETTLEFTEGMQFDRGYLSPYFVTDAERMECVAEEAFVLIHEKKISNMKDLLPILEQVAQTNRPFVIIAEDVDGEALATLVVNRLRGTLKVAAVKAPGFGDRRKAMLEDIATLTGGTVISEDVGLKLETMTIDQLGEAKRVSITKDNTTIVDGAGEKANIDARVGQIRAEIENTTSDYDREKLQERLAKLVGGVAVIKVGAATEVEMKEKKARVEDALNSTRAAVEDGIVPGGGTALIRCQHALDSVTAEGEQKFGVQIIRRAIEEPLRQIAFNAGIEPAVVVDKIKQGKDGFGFNALTEVYEDLYKAGVIDPTKVTKTALTNAASVASLLLTTEAMIADMPEPANAAGNAAAAAAGMGGMGGMGGMGGMGGMM; from the coding sequence AAGATTCTCGCAAGAAGATTCTCAAAGGCGTTGACACTCTAGCAAATGCTGTAAAAGTGACTCTTGGCCCTAAAGGCCGTAATGTAGTAATCGACCGTTCTTTCGGTGCTCCTAACATCACAAAAGACGGTGTTTCTGTTGCCAAAGAAATCGAGCTAGAAGACAAGTTCGAAAACATGGGCGCTCAGATGGTTAAAGAAGTTGCTTCTAAAACTTCTGACAACGCTGGTGACGGAACCACAACTGCAACTGTTCTTGCTCAGGCGATCTACCGCGAAGGTGCGAAGCTAGTTGCTGCTGCTCACAACCCAATGGAACTTAAAAAAGGTATCGACCTCGCTGTTAAGTCACTTGTTGTTGAGCTAGACAATCTATCTCGCCAAATTGAAACTCGCGAAGAAGTTTCTCAGGTGGGTACTATCTCTGCAAACAACGACAAAGAAATCGGCGACATCCTTTCTGAAGCGATGGACAAAGTTGGTCGTGACGGTGTTATCACTGTTGACGAAGCTAAAGGTATGGAAACCACTCTTGAGTTCACCGAAGGGATGCAATTCGATCGTGGCTACCTATCACCATATTTCGTAACTGACGCTGAGCGCATGGAATGTGTTGCAGAAGAGGCTTTCGTTCTTATCCATGAGAAGAAAATCTCGAACATGAAAGATCTGCTTCCTATTCTAGAGCAAGTTGCTCAAACAAACCGTCCGTTCGTTATCATCGCTGAAGATGTTGACGGCGAAGCGCTTGCAACTCTTGTTGTAAACCGTCTCCGCGGAACTCTAAAAGTTGCTGCTGTTAAAGCTCCTGGCTTCGGCGACCGTCGCAAGGCGATGCTAGAAGATATCGCAACTCTAACTGGCGGTACTGTTATCAGCGAAGACGTAGGTCTTAAGCTTGAGACGATGACAATCGATCAGCTAGGGGAAGCGAAGCGTGTTTCTATCACTAAAGACAACACAACAATCGTCGACGGTGCTGGCGAAAAAGCTAACATCGACGCTCGCGTTGGCCAAATCCGCGCTGAAATCGAAAACACAACTTCAGACTACGACCGTGAAAAACTACAAGAGCGCCTTGCGAAACTTGTTGGTGGTGTAGCAGTTATCAAAGTTGGCGCTGCAACTGAAGTTGAAATGAAAGAGAAAAAAGCTCGCGTTGAAGATGCTCTAAACTCTACACGCGCTGCTGTTGAAGACGGCATCGTACCAGGCGGTGGCACTGCTCTTATTCGCTGTCAGCACGCTCTAGACAGCGTTACAGCAGAAGGCGAGCAGAAGTTCGGCGTTCAGATCATCCGTCGCGCTATCGAAGAACCTCTTCGTCAAATCGCATTCAACGCTGGCATCGAGCCTGCTGTTGTTGTTGATAAGATCAAGCAAGGAAAAGATGGCTTCGGCTTCAACGCTCTAACTGAAGTATACGAAGATCTTTACAAAGCTGGTGTCATCGACCCAACTAAAGTAACTAAGACTGCTCTAACTAATGCAGCTTCTGTTGCTAGTCTGCTTCTTACCACTGAAGCTATGATCGCTGATATGCCTGAGCCTGCTAATGCTGCTGGTAATGCTGCGGCTGCAGCTGCTGGCATGGGCGGCATGGGTGGTATGGGCGGCATGGGCGGCATGGGTGGAATGATGTAG
- a CDS encoding integrase core domain-containing protein: LKYHRYFKAWYESPEDASECLQKFFGWYNTEHRHINLGLMTPETVHQGKDKSVAKKRAEVLKQAFEAYPERFPKSGPRLPVPADSVGINVPVVRKSIPVLG; the protein is encoded by the coding sequence CACTCAAATACCATCGCTACTTCAAAGCTTGGTATGAGAGCCCAGAAGATGCTAGTGAATGCTTGCAAAAGTTTTTTGGTTGGTACAACACTGAGCATCGACACATAAATCTTGGCTTGATGACGCCTGAAACTGTTCATCAAGGTAAGGATAAGTCTGTAGCTAAGAAGAGAGCTGAGGTTCTCAAGCAGGCTTTTGAAGCCTATCCAGAAAGGTTTCCAAAGTCCGGACCTAGACTGCCAGTACCCGCTGATTCTGTGGGTATAAATGTACCGGTGGTAAGGAAGTCTATACCCGTTTTGGGGTGA